ATTAAATAgtgaaaatttgataaattttgctaatgaaatttcaaaaatatttgactaaattatttaaaatgGTTGGTCCCAATGTCCACCCCCTTATAATTAGGAGATTCCGAAGACATTGTAAGAGAATTGCAATAATGGATAGATAGAAACTTTGATATTTGTCTTCATTACATGCCCGGTAGTCTTACACACACTAAATAACATATTGACCCactcttttttctttgagtGTATATCGAGAATCCGTAGTATGTAGATTCTTGGAATTAATAATCAACTTGGAAAGCTTATGTGTGCGTGGTATTGTATTTAGTCTTGAAAAAACTCTAGCTAaattacaacaaccaaTCAATATCAAGAGGTTGCTTTTCCTCAATCTTAAATTGGATTTTTAGAGTATTAGCGGAGTCATTTTCCAGTTTCATTCAATTACCATATAAGTCGAATTCATATACAAATTAGATgcaataaatataaactgATTACACTTTtttaacaaaataaaagtgtggtggtgggttttcaaattgtttttcgTTGTGTTCATTTTTGACCCGTTGCGATAAATGGCTCCAAactaaattgaaaagaaaatttttacACAAGGTCATCGCACctatttgtaaattttcatccatttttttatacTTTCTGttcatataataataaaaataatatatcgAAAAACCAGAATCCAAGAATGCTATATATAAAAAGAGTAGACTTAGTATGAGGAGTTTTTCGATTGTTTCTTTGATCTAGCATTCTTTTCCCCTCCACTTCATTCATTGGTTTAAATGGTGCAGTGAATAGAATGCAATTTCGtatcaaagaaagaaagaaaagaagggaaaaacaaaggaaaaaaaaaaaaaatttcatagTGAAGAAAACTATTTATACTTAACAGTTGCTGGCTCTGTGGGTGTGTGCGTGCGTGTGAGGGGGGCCAAATCAATTCTAGGCGTATCGAAAGCTATAACCCTAATTAACTAAAATAATTGTCACAAATCTCTCCGTTATCTAATACACAAGCAAGCacaccactaccaccacatATCTATACTCTCTTTAGAGGAATAATACTCACGCAATTGGTTAATATTCTCTTTGTTCTCATTCCTGCAGCTTTTAGCTTACACTTTGCAATGACTAGATCTGGCCATTGTTGaatcccaaaaaaaaaaaacaagtagcaattgaataaattgaaattcagGGATAGATGAAAAGAACTAGCTaacaatttaaacaattagTAATAGATTTTAGACTTTAATCCAGAACTCTCTCCTGTCCGAAGCATGTATTGATTGCTCGTTCATAAACAATGTAGAATAATCACCTCCTATGAAGTTTAGGATATGCAAGTGGCAATAACATGTGCTATTGCTCGGCGGTTTAAGTTTCACTTTCGATAGCTAAGTAGTTGTGATGGTATTGTGATTACTGCATTGTTTCTCGATTGTTGGTTGCTATATATGTATGGTAATTGAAACTTGTTTAACATTATGCATGGCGACAGGAGATAGTATACACATTACTTGTTTTTATACACTGAACAGCCAGTTAAATCGGACTTATGAGATACTAGGGGTTAAAGAACTTGGCAGGCttcaccagaagttagacTCTTTGAACAAATATCTCCCACTTGTGTAAATGTGAATGATAATTTGGTAGAGCACCACACCTTAGTCAACAAGATTCGTAGTGTTTACTCCTGACCTATATACAGGATTTGTCTAACATTTATGTTACTAGGGAGGacaagtaaaaaaaaaaaaatctttataCCAGCTACCAAAACTACAAATGAATGACCAATGAGGTGGAATCCATTTACCTATAAATGATCTTTAAACGATACTTATTCAAAGgtaaaccaaaaccaaaatttaTAGAAAAAACTGAATTCCATCATGAGTATTCCATAAGACCAGATACATTTGCATTTCGAGTACCAACAACTACCAAGAAACTAAATCCTATACAGTCGATTTACCGTTATGCAACAAATTTTCCGTTTGATCTGACTCCAGACACAGTTTATAACTCGTATCCCATGACAAACTCAACAAAGCTAGCTAGACTCAGCCATCGACCTTCACGAGTGAAAATGACCACGGGGGATTTCATTGAGGATTCATTATATCATCCGAGATATGGGTATTTTTCACAACAAGTGGAAATCTTCCAACCAGAAAAACCATTTGATTACAATAATATCGAAGATATCGATGAATTTATGGATACTTGGCATAAATCATATGAACGGTATGATGTGATAACGCCTCCTGCATTGCCGGCACctaattcttcttccaaaTTTGCTTCCATGGCTCATGCAatccaacaacaagataGTCAAGTTGCTCCTAAATATAGAAAATCCTTACAATTATGGCACACGCCCACTGAATTATTTCATCCTTATTATGGAGAAGCTTTGGCAAGATATATACTTGtcaattataaattgaatgTCTATCCCTATAACGATTTAATAATCTATGAAATGGGTGGTGGTAACGGGACTTTGATGTGTGATATATTGAATTACATACGTGAGCATCAACCTGAAATTTACGAAAGAACTCAGTATAAAATTATCGAGATTTCCAGTCAGTTGGCCAGTAAGCAAATGAAGAATGCATtggataataaattaactTCTCAAGGGTTGGATTCTTctaaattggaaattttcaataaatcgATATTTCAATGGaaaaaagttgttgatgacccttgtttttttatagCATTGGAGGTGTTTGACAATTTTTCTCATGATTTAGTACGGTACGATAATGATACTGGCAAACCGTATGAAGGGAAAGTggttattgatgaaaacgGTGATTTTTTCGAATTTTTCACTCCTGAATTAAGTTATTATACAAATgcttatttgaatttgagaGAGAATAGTAAATACTCAATCTTGCAACAATCTTCAACCGTTGGTGGTTACTTGTCAGCGTTGAAGAGTTTCTATAGTGATGATGTTCATCCACTATTACATTCATCagcaaaattgaaattgaaaaataccATATTGCCATTTGATAGTAATTTGACACCAGGAGAATTCATCCCCACTAGATTACTacaattctttcaaattttaaagCACCGGTTTCCTAACCATTCCTTAATATCGTCagatttcaattatttgcCAAAGACCATTCCTGGCTGTTTCAATGGTCCTGTGGTACAGACGGTTTTGCAAAATCGAATGGTCGATGTGTCAACATATATGGTACACCAAGGGTATTTTGATATCATGTTTGCTACTGATTTCAACATAGCAAGTGAGATGTACAAGCAAGTCACATCAAGAGTTCCTCGAGTGGAGTCACATCATGACTTTCTTGAACAGTGGGCTGACACTGATATAACGACTACAAAAACAGGAGAGAATCCAATGTTGGATTTTTATCGAAATGTTAGTTTTATGGTAAGTTAACttgtatatgtatatagAGAAATAAATTTAGATCACATTTAAACTTAAAATTATGGTAtgtaaataaattaaaaaggCTAcgaaaataaataaatgtgttggtggtggtggtggttatTATAATGTGTAGTTGTAAGGTATTGGGTAACTggtttgtatttgttttttttttttttttttttcagtttccAATCTAATTTAAGTCGATAAAGTTGCCCAAAAACCCAGTTAATCCGTCCAATGTAATGTTATCAGATGTGACACCAGGACCCAATTCAGACCCAGTAATTGAATTAAGAATCCCTTCGAAGTAAGAATTCGTTGAGTCGGAAACGTTTGGATaagaaaaattggtaaTTCTGGAAGTTTTCTTACATCCCTTGACAACTGGTAAACCGTCAAATCTTGCTTCTAACCATGTGATGGCTGCCGGAGCCCCAACAAGGGTTTCAGTGATATGaccatttaataaatcctcagaaaattcaaatgattcaatCCCCCAATCACACCAGTTTTCATAAGTGGCATGGACATTGGTGATTGGAACAATGGAATCCAACGAGCCATGATACACAAAGATTGGAATGTCTGGTAGATAATCTTTGTCCATTTCCATCAAATTATTTTCCAGAATAGTTCTGTTCACCACTTCATCCTTAAGTAATCCATAACCTCCAGGAAAAGCTCTATCTTCTCCAGTGAAATACTGATCATTAGcgaaaaaaagaatagcCCCACCCATACAGTGTTCAGTACCTTGACGTAAATTGTCAGTAGCAGCTTTGGAGactttttcaaaaagaGCTTCCTTGAAATCAGGATACTCATTAGCTAATCCACTTAAAGCATTTGGAACCAATCCAGCAAATAACCCACCATCAGTGGCTTCAGCAGTAGCGGTAATATTAGTGACAAACCCACCAAGAGCTGCaccaatcaaatttttctttaattctGGTGCATATTTAGGTTGCAATGCTGCAGCCCAACCAGAAGCTAATGAACCACCAGAATATCCCCACATGGCAACTTTTGCATCGCTGTTAATTCCAGTATATTTGTTGGATTTTAAGATTGCTCTAATGGAATCCAAGGTGGCTTTTCCAGATTGCCTACCAACAGTAAATGTGGATTTTGGCCCTTCATAGTCAGGACTGACAATGTAATAACCTTGTTTCAACATGGGGACCATTAATGTCATGTCGACTTGAGTAGCTACAGTTGACCATGGAGCACCATACTGCATACCATAAGAAGGTGAACATTCAATATTGGAGGAATCCTCAAAAGTCTGATAAGAAAGGACCTTCGATGGGTCAGCGTTGTAAGGTTCAATAACTGTGGTAACAATTGCTGTTGCATTTCCAAATGAATCTTCAGATCTAACCAAAAGTTGCCatgaatttttaatatcaatttcaaagaaCATACTGCTGAGCTTATTAGGGGTCTTTCTAAGCTTTAAAATTTCTCCTAATTTTGCAGACTCGTAACCATCAGGGGCATTATAAAAGTCGTCCGCAAGAGGTGACTTTACAGTCAATGGGGAGgcaaatattattgatatgaAAGCAAGGAAAACAGCGATGCCTCTCATTATGAAGTCGGTGGGAACTGATTGTCTGATTAAACTTTATAAATCTAGGTTTTAAAACAATGTCCAATCTTATGTCTATTTATATGGTaaagtttatttttattccACACATCTTGTCAGAACCGAGCTTGGgttttttaaagaaaaggTACAGCATCCAGAGGAGGAGGTGACAGGAATTTTCCTTTTTAGGTTAATGAAGAGGCGGAATTGGAAGACATTTGGTTTGTAAGCTTTGGCTAGTTAATATTAGAAGAGTGCTCGAAACTAAATGAgactattttttttttggttttacaGAAAATAACATAAACCTAATCGCTAAAGAGTACATGTGAGGAGATATTCACTATTGTCAATCTTTAGTTCACTCAAATGTTAGGTCCAAAAGTTTGCCGTTTTGGGAAATGTTgcaaaagagaaaaattagaccaaaaaaaaaaaaaaaaaaaaaaaatcttacCATATTTCAGAACTTCTaaaatattgatcaatCCTAAAAATGAATGTGATTTTTATTTACATTTTATCCTATTTCTAGGCCAGAGATGTACTTAGTGATAATGAGCCGAGTTAGTTTTGAAGTAGGACCATTAGTTAATTCTGAAAAGGAATTTGGAAAATGTTTCctgttttggttttaaaATAATTCCGAACAATTGTTAAGATTCAGTGAACATGTATTGTCAAGGTGCCAGTATTCCCTATGACAGATACATGCTAGTTTGAGTGAAAGTTGCATTATATGCTACATTCATTGGTCAAAGGGGTACCCAGAAGAATCACATATAATATTCtgttaaatgaaaatacacgagcaaaaaataaatactACAATTAATTTTGTACCTCtaatattggtttttgtCACCTAAGGCAAgttgttttcaaaaaattttgatgtACTATATGTATTGGAAATGCTTGTACTGTAAGTTGCTGTGTGTGATATACTCGGTTATAGTGAAGTAGTTTATCAATTGCTAAACTATTGGGATGTGAATACCTTGTGTTGGATCTGCTCGAGTGGTTTTACTCATCAATCAGACCCTTTcgaaatcaataaatgagtttggaaaaaaaaaaatcgaaCAATTTGACAGAGGTACCAAAACACAAAAGTAAACTATGAGCCCAAAATTGTGAttgaagtttttttttttctcagaaattgaaaactgaTTATCCCTCAGCAATCTTTTCCATGTATAGAGCATTTCATGAAGTAGCAGTTTTCCTccaaatgaaatattaCTGTAAGAGTAAAATGACGAACCTAAATGTTtatattcttgtttttcatAACTAGAATCCAAAACAAGTAATCGCTATTTCATGCAATGCGGGGTTTCAATTAGGTTCGTTGTAActgaatttttaattttatgaGATTTTTAATACCAAAACTAGATATTTCAACCAAATACAAAACTATCttagaaacaaaaatattaaagaactttttatcaaacaatttGCTTGACCTCGGCGTAGAAACTTCTTAAATATACTTTTTAATGTATCCAAAAAAACTACTGCTGATAGATTTGTCGGTGTTAACTCCAGCTCCTAAGTTGAACCCAAAAACTGTTTTAGAAATTCCTTCAAAGTAAATACGACTTGAGATCGAAATACCTGGATATAGTAAGTTTGAGGACCTAATTGTACGTTGGCATCCATTAACTGCAGGTTTGCCAGAAAATCTTGCATCAATCCATGACAAAGCGGCAGGAGCTCCAGTGAATGTCTCTGCTAAATGACCTGCCAGCAAATCTTCAGCAAATTCGAGTGATTTGATCCCCCAGTCGCACCAAATCTGATATTGAGTATGAGCATCTTTAATAGGAATAATCTCATCTATGGTTCcatgataaattaaaacagGAATTTGAGGTAAATAGGTATTGTCCAATTTTAACAACAAGTTGTCGTGGATAGTTTTGTTAAAAACTTCATCTTGTAAAAGCCCCCACCCTTTTTCAAAAGCCCTCTTTTGTCCCGTAAAGTATTGACTCATCGGATAGCCAACAAGAGAAGCAGCCAAACAATTCTGTGATCCTTTTTCCATGCCAGATCTTGCACTAAGCTTGACCTCTTCatataatttcttcttgaaaTCAGGGTATTCGTTTGCCAATCCATTTAACGCAAGCGGAATAAAACCTGAAAACACTGTTCCATCAACAGATTCTGCCACAGCAGTAATGTTGGCAGCAAATCCACCAACAGCAGCTCCGATTAAATTATCTTTCAACTCTGGAGCATATTTTGACTGTAAACTTATTGCCCAACCAGTGGCCAAAGACCCACCAGAGTAACCCCACAAAGCAACCTTGGCAGTTCTTTTAATCTCTGAAAAGGTTCCGGTTTGCAACGCTGCTCTTATTGAGTCTAAAGTAGCTTTCCCAGACTGTCTACCTACTGTGAATGCAGATTTGGGGCCCTCGTAATCAGGAATAATAACATAATAGCCGTTTTGTAATAAAGGAACAATTAGTGTCATATCAATTTGAGTGGTTACTGTTGTAACTGGAGACCTGAATTGCATGCCGTAGGAAGGTGAGCAATCGATATTAGAGGCATCCTCCCAACTTTGATAAGAAACTAGTTTTGACAGGTTTGCATTCAATGGTTGAATAAGAGTAGCGACAAAAGCATTTGGATTTCCAAAAGAATCTTCTGATCTGATTAAAAGTTGCCAAGCACTCTTGATAAGGATAGGTAAATATAAACTACTTGGAACACTTGGTGTGTTTCGagtttttaaaatatctcCTGGCTTAGCTGCTTCAAACCCAACTGGGGGTACATAAAATGAATCTTTGCTGGCTGGTGTTAATCCCAATAAGGAAGCAAAAATAtttggtaaaaaaaaaaggaataaTATCAAGGTTTTCATGAATTGGAACATTTCAAGGtatagaaagaaaacagccaaaagtaaaaaagaatgaaagCTATTTTAAAGAGTTTTCTATGTTTTTATACAGGGTATGAAGAGGAATGAATGGCTAGAGCTGGCCAAGCCAAGAGGAGTGTGCAATAGTATGGTACTGTTTATAGTTCTATTATTAAAGAAGTGGAATTTTGGGGTAAATCAAAACCCCAAATGAACATGACAATGGCAGAATgtcaaaaacaataagaCCTGTAATTTTCTACtctaaatcatttatttgatGGCATTTCTACATTCGTAGGAAATGGTATCTTTGGAAAGTTTCTGCCTTGGGGcatgttgcaaaaaaaaaaaaaaataaagatacgaaaataaaaatgtgTGATAAGTTAAATAATCAGTTAAAAATTAGAGCTTCAATGCCCCATTAGGTCATGCTTATGAT
This is a stretch of genomic DNA from Candida dubliniensis CD36 chromosome 1, complete sequence. It encodes these proteins:
- a CDS encoding secretory lipase 1 precursor, putative (Similar to C. albicans LIP1), which encodes MRGIAVFLAFISIIFASPLTVKSPLADDFYNAPDGYESAKLGEILKLRKTPNKLSSMFFEIDIKNSWQLLVRSEDSFGNATAIVTTVIEPYNADPSKVLSYQTFEDSSNIECSPSYGMQYGAPWSTVATQVDMTLMVPMLKQGYYIVSPDYEGPKSTFTVGRQSGKATLDSIRAILKSNKYTGINSDAKVAMWGYSGGSLASGWAAALQPKYAPELKKNLIGAALGGFVTNITATAEATDGGLFAGLVPNALSGLANEYPDFKEALFEKVSKAATDNLRQGTEHCMGGAILFFANDQYFTGEDRAFPGGYGLLKDEVVNRTISENNLMEMDKDYLPDIPIFVYHGSLDSIVPITNVHATYENWCDWGIESFEFSEDLLNGHITETLVGAPAAITWLEARFDGLPVVKGCKKTSRITNFSYPNVSDSTNSYFEGILNSITGSELGPGVTSDNITLDGLTGFLGNFIDLN
- a CDS encoding secretory lipase 10 precursor, putative (Similar to C. albicans LIP10), which encodes MKTLILFLFFLPNIFASLLGLTPASKDSFYVPPVGFEAAKPGDILKTRNTPSVPSSLYLPILIKSAWQLLIRSEDSFGNPNAFVATLIQPLNANSSKLVSYQSWEDASNIDCSPSYGMQFRSPVTTVTTQIDMTLIVPLLQNGYYVIIPDYEGPKSAFTVGRQSGKATLDSIRAALQTGTFSEIKRTAKVALWGYSGGSLATGWAISLQSKYAPELKDNLIGAAVGGFAANITAVAESVDGTVFSGFIPLALNGLANEYPDFKKKLYEEVKLSARSGMEKGSQNCLAASLVGYPMSQYFTGQKRAFEKGWGLLQDEVFNKTIHDNLLLKLDNTYLPQIPVLIYHGTIDEIIPIKDAHTQYQIWCDWGIKSLEFAEDLSAGHLAETFTGAPAALSWIDARFSGKPAVNGCQRTIRSSNLLYPGISISSRIYFEGISKTVFGFNLGAGVNTDKSISSSFFGYIKKYI